Proteins encoded in a region of the Phoenix dactylifera cultivar Barhee BC4 chromosome 3, palm_55x_up_171113_PBpolish2nd_filt_p, whole genome shotgun sequence genome:
- the LOC103710797 gene encoding ras-related protein RABE1c-like, whose amino-acid sequence MAAPPARARADYDYLIKLLLIGDSGVGKSCLLLRFSDGSFTTSFITTIGIDFKIRTIELDGKRIKLQIWDTAGQERFRTITTAYYRGAMGILLVYDVTDESSFNNIRNWIRNIEQHASDNVVKILVGNKADMDESKRAVPTSRGQALADEYGIKFFETSAKTNLNVEQVFFSIARDIKQRLAESDNKPEERTIKINKPDQAADEAKAPERSACCGS is encoded by the exons ATGGCTGCTCCACCTGCTAGGGCTCGGGCAGACTACGATTACCTCATCAAGCTCCTCCTGATCGGCGATAGCG GTGTTGGTAAGAGTTGCCTTCTATTGCGTTTCTCAGATGGGTCTTTTACCACCAGTTTTATCACTACAATTGG cattgattttaagataagaacCATTGAGCTGGATGGCAAACGTATTAAACTACAAATCTGGGATACAGCCGGGCAGGAACGGTTTCGAACAATCACAACAG CTTACTATCGTGGAGCCATGGGTATTTTGCTTGTTTATGATGTTACCGACGAATCATCTTTCAACA ACATAAGGAACTGGATTCGGAACATTGAACAGCATGCTTCTGATAATGTAGTCAAAATTCTTGTCGGCAACAAGGCTGACATGGATGAGAGCAAAAGA GCGGTGCCAACCTCCAGGGGACAAGCACTTGCTGATGAATATGGCATTAAATTTTTTGAAACG AGTGCAAAGACAAATCTAAATGTGGAGCAGGTCTTCTTTTCAATAGCTAGAGATATCAAGCAGAGGCTTGCAGAAAGTGATAACAAACCTGAG GAGCGGACAATTAAGATCAACAAACCAGACCAGGCAGCTGATGAGGCTAAAGCTCCTGAAAGATCAGCTTGCTGCGGTTCTTAA